A region from the bacterium genome encodes:
- a CDS encoding glycosyltransferase family 1 protein, which yields MRIGIDSRATVFEKVGLGTYTKNLIEVIKKIDSTNTYITYKKAWGVKLCDHFRGDAWEQIWLPLKLKEDKIDVYHGTVARLPLIKFPNIKYVVTIHDLIPIISNRFCSKQYKIYMGIMFKISTKSADKIIANSYFIKDEIINTLGVEEGKIEVVYLGASGVFRRINKTEAFDKVSKLFGIKKQYILTVGNIEPRKNIKSLFNAYKLLKREGYDYQLVIVGPIGWQGEKILSEIKDNDVIFTNYVSIDELFLLYNGAEVFVLVSFYEGFGLPILEAMKCGVPIIASNVSSIPEILSDAGIKVSPHNVEEIKDAIIKVIENRNLREELIDKGIERSKLFTWELSAKKTLEVYKKVYNL from the coding sequence ATGAGAATAGGGATAGATAGTAGAGCTACAGTATTTGAAAAAGTTGGCTTAGGGACATATACCAAAAATTTAATAGAGGTAATTAAAAAAATTGATTCCACAAATACATATATTACATATAAGAAGGCTTGGGGCGTAAAGTTGTGCGACCACTTCCGTGGTGATGCATGGGAACAAATTTGGCTACCTTTAAAGTTAAAAGAAGATAAAATTGATGTATATCATGGAACAGTAGCAAGACTTCCTTTAATTAAATTTCCTAATATAAAATATGTAGTTACTATCCATGATTTAATCCCTATCATATCAAATAGATTTTGTAGCAAACAATATAAGATATATATGGGGATAATGTTTAAAATATCAACAAAATCAGCAGATAAAATCATAGCCAATTCTTATTTTATTAAAGATGAGATAATAAATACTTTAGGTGTAGAAGAAGGAAAAATAGAAGTTGTTTATTTAGGAGCTAGTGGAGTATTTCGTAGGATTAATAAAACAGAGGCATTTGATAAAGTATCTAAATTATTTGGAATAAAAAAGCAATACATATTGACAGTTGGTAATATTGAGCCAAGAAAAAATATAAAATCACTTTTTAATGCATACAAATTGTTAAAAAGAGAAGGATATGATTACCAATTAGTGATAGTAGGCCCTATTGGTTGGCAGGGTGAAAAAATTCTATCTGAAATAAAAGATAATGATGTAATATTTACAAATTATGTCTCAATTGATGAATTATTTTTATTGTATAATGGAGCTGAAGTATTTGTATTAGTCTCGTTTTATGAAGGTTTTGGTTTACCTATTTTAGAAGCAATGAAGTGTGGGGTACCGATTATTGCCTCAAATGTTTCTTCTATACCAGAAATTTTATCTGATGCAGGAATTAAAGTTAGCCCACATAATGTTGAAGAAATAAAAGATGCAATTATAAAAGTTATAGAGAATAGAAATTTAAGAGAAGAATTAATTGATAAAGGAATTGAAAGAAGTAAATTATTTACTTGGGAACTGAGTGCAAAGAAAACATTAGAAGTATATAAGAAAGTGTACAATTTATGA
- a CDS encoding glycosyltransferase family 1 protein: MRIGINLLSESTKSMGPRVYAENLIKWLAKFDSKNEYYIFLSKGNFKNYYVSKKNFKFISIGVPNTNPIIRRLMEQLLVPLLAQKYKIDLCHSINNVMPIFFQTNSILTIHDVTSFVLGKRFSKLKIFFLKKLVPYSAKLAKKIITVSNSSKEEIIKYCSVNGWKIKVIYNGVSNIFNLETGGCEKWEKYKPYILYVGTIEPGKNVISIIDAFYKIQRIHQEYKLILAGRKGWLYHNVLRRVFELSLNDKVIFIEKIDKNYLPSLYRCADVFIFPSFHEGFGLPILEAMACGTPVITSNTSALSEVAGNAAVLVDPYNVKDIVDAIQKVLTCTQFREELVAKGLERIKLFSWEKCAKETLKVYEEVYNEK, translated from the coding sequence ATGAGAATAGGAATAAATTTATTATCTGAGTCAACTAAAAGTATGGGACCTCGTGTTTATGCTGAAAATTTAATAAAATGGTTAGCAAAATTTGATAGCAAAAATGAATATTATATATTTTTAAGCAAGGGAAATTTTAAGAATTATTATGTAAGCAAAAAAAATTTCAAATTTATATCAATTGGTGTACCAAATACAAACCCTATAATTAGAAGACTTATGGAACAATTATTAGTGCCTTTATTAGCTCAAAAATATAAAATTGATTTATGCCATTCGATAAATAATGTAATGCCAATTTTTTTTCAAACTAATTCAATACTTACTATCCACGATGTAACATCGTTTGTATTAGGTAAGCGATTTAGTAAATTAAAAATTTTTTTTCTTAAAAAATTAGTGCCCTATTCAGCAAAATTAGCAAAGAAGATTATTACTGTTTCCAATAGTAGCAAAGAAGAAATAATTAAGTATTGTAGTGTGAATGGATGGAAAATAAAAGTAATATATAATGGAGTATCTAATATATTTAATCTGGAAACAGGAGGTTGTGAGAAATGGGAGAAATATAAGCCTTATATTTTATATGTTGGAACGATTGAGCCAGGTAAAAATGTAATTTCTATTATTGATGCTTTTTATAAAATTCAAAGAATACATCAAGAATATAAATTAATTTTAGCGGGTAGAAAGGGTTGGTTATATCATAATGTATTAAGAAGAGTTTTTGAGCTTTCATTAAACGATAAGGTTATCTTTATAGAAAAAATTGATAAAAATTATTTACCCTCATTATATAGGTGCGCGGATGTTTTCATTTTTCCTTCATTTCATGAAGGTTTTGGATTACCAATACTTGAAGCCATGGCATGTGGAACCCCAGTCATCACTTCAAATACCTCTGCACTTTCGGAAGTGGCAGGTAATGCCGCCGTTTTGGTTGACCCTTATAACGTAAAGGACATTGTAGATGCAATCCAGAAAGTACTCACTTGCACGCAATTTAGGGAAGAATTAGTTGCCAAAGGACTTGAAAGAATTAAACTATTTTCATGGGAAAAATGTGCAAAAGAAACATTAAAAGTATATGAAGAAGTTTATAATGAAAAATGA
- a CDS encoding flippase, whose amino-acid sequence MIRKYIKDTKITFITQLIILIIGFIYSILIARILGPEGKGIATIAYLFPFIFSVIAGLGLDEGNIYMIAKDKNNHKTIFSNSFILGIIMSGISIFILYTYRDFFFTKVLKNLEYKHFIIITTSIPFFIFLIYSRALLQGHGDFVKFNLTFIIHHGLNFILCTFLIIKFKILGAIISILVSTMIAGIVVQFYLLPYGRPGPPNLSLLKSTAWFGIRNKAGFIIDFVNKRLDMFILNYFKPIREVGYYSISVSFAEILYKLPEAFGMTLFPKVAKLSNNEGNEFTSLILKHTVFLMFLGSILFALIIKPIIFLTVGKEFYLSITPFLILLPGIIFMGITRIITSNFQGQGKPEYGTYITAVSAIFTISLDLLLIPKYGMIGAAIASTISYFVGASCSILIFIKRAKIKVKDVILIQRSSIGEFKSLLK is encoded by the coding sequence ATTTATAACGCAACTTATTATATTAATAATTGGATTTATTTACAGCATACTGATTGCAAGAATATTAGGACCGGAGGGTAAAGGTATAGCAACAATTGCTTATCTATTCCCATTTATTTTTTCAGTAATTGCAGGATTAGGTTTAGACGAAGGAAACATATATATGATTGCAAAAGATAAGAATAATCACAAAACAATATTTTCTAACTCATTTATATTAGGCATTATTATGAGTGGCATATCTATTTTTATTCTTTATACTTATAGAGATTTTTTCTTTACAAAAGTATTAAAAAATTTAGAATACAAGCATTTTATCATAATAACTACAAGTATACCATTCTTCATTTTCTTAATTTATAGTAGAGCATTACTTCAAGGGCATGGTGATTTTGTTAAATTTAATTTAACTTTTATTATCCATCATGGATTAAATTTCATTCTTTGTACTTTTTTAATTATTAAATTTAAGATTTTAGGTGCTATAATTTCTATTTTAGTTTCAACAATGATAGCAGGAATAGTTGTTCAATTTTATTTATTACCTTATGGAAGACCTGGTCCACCTAATTTATCATTATTAAAATCAACAGCTTGGTTTGGAATAAGAAATAAGGCAGGCTTTATTATTGATTTTGTTAATAAGAGATTAGATATGTTTATTTTAAATTATTTCAAGCCTATAAGAGAAGTGGGTTATTATTCTATTTCTGTTTCATTTGCTGAAATACTTTATAAATTACCAGAAGCATTTGGTATGACACTATTTCCAAAGGTCGCTAAACTATCAAATAATGAAGGTAATGAGTTTACTTCTTTAATATTAAAACATACAGTATTTTTAATGTTTTTAGGCAGCATATTATTTGCTCTTATAATAAAGCCTATAATATTTCTAACTGTGGGTAAAGAGTTTTATCTTTCAATCACACCATTTCTAATTTTACTTCCTGGGATTATATTTATGGGGATTACAAGAATAATAACAAGTAATTTTCAAGGACAAGGTAAGCCAGAATATGGGACTTATATAACAGCTGTTTCTGCAATCTTTACAATTAGTTTAGACTTACTACTTATCCCAAAGTATGGTATGATAGGTGCGGCAATCGCATCCACAATATCATATTTTGTAGGTGCTTCTTGCTCAATTTTAATATTTATAAAAAGAGCAAAAATAAAAGTAAAAGATGTAATTTTAATACAAAGAAGTTCAATTGGTGAGTTTAAATCGCTATTAAAATGA